Proteins encoded in a region of the Euleptes europaea isolate rEulEur1 chromosome 3, rEulEur1.hap1, whole genome shotgun sequence genome:
- the LOC130474971 gene encoding olfactory receptor 5B12-like, with protein MGIRNQTQVVEFVFLGFSGIPNGHTYLFLAFLAIYLVTLLGNLMIFVMIQLDSSLHTPMYYFLSHLSCLDICISSVTVPKILVNFLRQRQTISYNQCMTQMFFLISFTGVEGGLLAVMAYDRYAAICKPLHYSHLINAKVSTLLAYATWLWGFVDSAIHTTLSSMLDFCGVNQIPHIFCDVPPLLKISCSDAHINEMTVRIASFFMAGVPSLFIILSYVFILSSILKIRSTTGKGKAFSTCASHLIVVIIYFGNALLNYNHPSGGYSLATETFFSTMYCIITPMLNPLIYSLRNKEVKGALNKAVESWKKSKHVHSIS; from the coding sequence ATGGGAATCAGGAATCAGACGCAAGTGGTGGAATTTGTCTTCTTGGGTTTCTCTGGCATTCCCAACGGCCACACATACCTCTTCCTGGCATTCTTAGCCATTTACTTGGTCACTTTATTGGGGAACCTCATGATATTTGTTATGATTCAACTGGATTCCAGCCTCCATACCCCCATGTATTACTTCCTCAGCCATCTCTCCTGCTTAGATATTTGCATCTCCTCGGTCACCGTCCCAAAGATCCTGGTGAACTTCTTGCGCCAGCGACAGACCATCTCCTACAACCAGTGTATGACACAGATGTTCTTCCTGATCTCTTTCACAGGGGTGGAGGGTGGCCTGCTGGCCGTCATGGCCTATGACCGCTATGCCGCCATCTGTAAACCCTTGCATTATTCCCACCTCATAAATGCCAAGGTAAGCACCCTACTAGCCTATGCCACTTGGCTCTGGGGCTTCGTAGATTCCGCTATTCATACTACTCTCAGCTCCATGTTGGACTTTTGTGGAGTCAATCAGATTCCTCACATCTTCTGCGATGTCCCACCACTGTTGAAAATTTCTTGTAGCGATGCGCACATCAACGAAATGACAGTCCGCATAGCAAGCTTTTTCATGGCTGGGGTTCCCTCCCTGTTCATCATTCTCTCATACGTCTTCATCCTGTCCTCCATCTTGAAGATCCGTTCCACCACTGGAAAGGGCAAAGCTTTTTCCACCTGTGCTTCTCACCTCATTGTTGTAATCATTTACTTTGGAAATGCGTTACTTAACTATAACCATCCAAGCGGTGGTTATTCCTTGGCAACTGAAACTTTCTTCTCCACCATGTACTGCATAATCACCCCGATGCTGAACCCCCTCATCTACAGCCTCCGCAACAAGGAAGTGAAGGGGGCCCTGAACAAGGCTGTGGAAAGCTGGAAAAAGTCTAAACATGTCCACTCAATAAGTTAG